In the genome of Hymenobacter cellulosivorans, one region contains:
- a CDS encoding MGH1-like glycoside hydrolase domain-containing protein: MTQEQLRLAEHTAHTAAWKKFGPYLTERQWGTVREDYSADGTAWDYITHEMARSKAYRWGEEGIGGLSDDQQLLCFAVALWNGQDRILKERLYGLTNGQGNHGEDVKELYYYLDSTPTHSYMKMLYKYPQQKFPYVKLVKENARRTRQDAEYELLDTGIFKKNRYFDVFIEYAKAGPDDVLVQVTVHNRGPQKAPLTVLPQLWFRNTWSWGYDDTRPVLRETGPGVVQAEHPALGHYHLYCEQAPELLFCENETNGARLYDLPAEGRHFKDGINDYVVDGDQQAINSEQQGTKVAARYELTVEAGQSQTVRLRLSQPVQEAPFEDFDQHFAARKQEADEFYDCIQEALPPDPDVRNVQRQAFAGMLWSKQFYYYDVTQWLDGDPAVLTPPGERTKGRNRHWRHLHNADIISMPDKWEYPWYAAWDLAFHCIPLAMVDAGFAKDQLRLLTKDWYMHPNGQLPAYEWNLSDVNPPVHAWATWRVYKMDKKLQGGHGDRDFLEAVFHKLALNFTWWVNRKDKSERNIFEGGFLGLDNIGVFDRSAPLPTGGFIEQSDGTSWMAMFALNMMRMALELAETNPVYQEMAGKFFEHFLYIADAMTRGGDGLFNLWDEEDGFYYDVLHTPDEERTKLKVRSIVGLIPLFAVEVLDDELLNKMPEFTARATWLLQNRPHLAKLVSRWEEPGKGARHLLGLLRRSRLKKLLTRMLDETEFLSEYGIRAMSRHHLENPYVFSTEEADFTVEYVPGEAESGMFGGNSNWRGPIWFPINYLIIESLQRFHFYYGDNFQVEYPTGSGTLLNLQQVAAALAGRLTRLLLRDETGRRPAFGTDDKLQTDPHFKDYLLFHEYFHGDNGRGMGANHQTGWTGLVVRLLQLRG; this comes from the coding sequence ATGACGCAGGAACAACTACGCTTAGCTGAACACACCGCACACACCGCTGCCTGGAAAAAGTTTGGACCCTACCTCACCGAGCGCCAATGGGGCACGGTGCGGGAAGACTACAGTGCCGACGGCACTGCCTGGGACTACATTACCCACGAAATGGCCCGCAGCAAGGCCTACCGCTGGGGCGAGGAAGGAATAGGCGGCCTCTCGGACGACCAGCAGCTGCTGTGCTTTGCCGTGGCCCTCTGGAACGGGCAGGACCGGATTCTGAAGGAGCGCCTCTACGGCCTGACCAACGGGCAGGGCAACCACGGCGAGGACGTGAAAGAGCTGTACTACTACCTGGACAGCACGCCCACGCACTCCTACATGAAGATGCTGTATAAGTACCCGCAGCAGAAGTTTCCGTACGTGAAGCTCGTCAAGGAGAATGCCCGGCGCACCCGCCAGGATGCCGAGTACGAGCTGCTGGATACCGGCATCTTCAAGAAGAACCGCTACTTCGACGTGTTTATCGAGTACGCCAAGGCCGGGCCCGACGACGTGCTGGTGCAGGTGACGGTGCACAACCGCGGCCCGCAAAAGGCCCCGCTCACGGTGCTGCCCCAGCTCTGGTTTCGCAACACCTGGAGCTGGGGCTACGACGACACCCGGCCCGTGCTGCGCGAAACCGGCCCCGGCGTGGTGCAGGCCGAGCACCCGGCCCTGGGCCACTACCACCTCTATTGTGAGCAGGCTCCCGAACTGCTGTTCTGCGAAAACGAAACCAACGGGGCCCGCCTCTACGACTTGCCAGCCGAAGGCCGCCACTTCAAGGATGGCATCAATGACTACGTAGTGGACGGCGACCAGCAAGCCATTAACAGTGAGCAGCAGGGCACCAAGGTGGCGGCCCGCTACGAGCTGACGGTAGAAGCAGGCCAGTCCCAGACCGTGCGGCTGCGCCTGAGCCAGCCGGTTCAGGAGGCGCCGTTCGAGGATTTCGACCAGCACTTTGCTGCCCGTAAGCAGGAGGCCGACGAGTTTTATGACTGTATCCAGGAAGCCCTGCCGCCCGATCCCGACGTCCGCAACGTGCAGCGCCAGGCCTTTGCCGGTATGCTCTGGAGCAAGCAGTTCTACTACTACGACGTGACCCAGTGGCTCGACGGCGACCCAGCCGTGCTGACCCCGCCCGGGGAGCGCACCAAGGGCCGCAACCGCCACTGGCGCCACCTGCACAACGCCGACATCATCTCGATGCCCGACAAGTGGGAGTACCCCTGGTACGCGGCCTGGGACTTGGCTTTCCACTGTATTCCGCTGGCCATGGTCGATGCCGGTTTTGCCAAAGACCAGCTGCGCCTGCTCACCAAGGACTGGTACATGCACCCCAACGGGCAGCTGCCGGCCTACGAGTGGAACCTCTCCGACGTGAACCCGCCGGTGCACGCCTGGGCCACTTGGCGGGTGTACAAAATGGACAAAAAGCTACAAGGCGGCCACGGCGACCGGGATTTTCTGGAAGCCGTGTTCCATAAGCTGGCTTTAAACTTCACCTGGTGGGTGAACCGCAAGGACAAGAGTGAGCGGAATATCTTCGAGGGCGGCTTCCTAGGTCTGGACAATATCGGCGTGTTCGATAGGAGCGCTCCGCTGCCCACCGGGGGCTTTATCGAGCAGAGCGACGGCACGAGCTGGATGGCCATGTTTGCCCTGAACATGATGCGCATGGCTCTGGAGCTGGCCGAAACCAACCCCGTGTACCAGGAAATGGCCGGCAAGTTCTTCGAGCACTTCCTCTACATCGCCGACGCCATGACCCGGGGCGGCGACGGGCTCTTCAACCTCTGGGACGAGGAAGACGGCTTCTACTACGACGTGCTCCACACCCCCGACGAGGAGCGTACCAAGCTCAAGGTGCGCTCCATCGTGGGCCTGATTCCGCTGTTTGCCGTGGAGGTGCTCGATGATGAATTGCTCAACAAAATGCCCGAATTCACGGCCCGGGCCACTTGGCTGCTCCAAAACCGGCCCCACCTGGCCAAGCTGGTCAGCCGCTGGGAAGAGCCCGGCAAGGGCGCCCGCCACCTGCTGGGCCTGCTGCGCCGCTCCCGCCTCAAGAAGCTGCTGACCCGCATGCTCGACGAGACGGAATTCCTGTCGGAATACGGCATCCGGGCCATGTCGCGCCACCACCTAGAGAATCCCTACGTGTTCAGCACTGAGGAAGCCGACTTTACGGTGGAGTACGTGCCGGGCGAGGCCGAGTCGGGCATGTTCGGGGGCAACTCCAACTGGCGCGGCCCCATCTGGTTCCCGATTAACTACCTGATTATCGAGTCCCTGCAGCGGTTTCACTTCTACTACGGCGACAATTTTCAGGTGGAATATCCCACCGGCTCTGGTACCTTGCTCAACCTGCAGCAAGTAGCCGCCGCCCTGGCTGGCCGCCTCACCCGGCTGCTGCTGCGCGACGAAACCGGCCGCCGCCCGGCCTTTGGCACCGACGACAAGCTGCAGACCGACCCCCACTTCAAGGACTACCTGCTTTTCCACGAGTACTTCCACGGCGACAACGGCCGCGGCATGGGCGCCAACCACCAAACCGGCTGGACGGGCCTGGTCGTGCGCCTGCTACAGCTGCGGGGGTGA
- a CDS encoding T9SS type A sorting domain-containing protein has product MPLAVVLGGVSTTGAVAQCRLNFDNSQWEEIIRDDFDNPVLTNKLWQNKSDDPDIYGGWGSEWYDTSDPSLVTMQNGIVSLKAKRWRDSNGTPINLVHGARTVRYRSGMLFSRKYDPQTNPDGPFMVTDSFGAWEARIKIPANGRAWPAFWLWSCPTEIDVLDGVGSAGMLSNVIDNRQSSAKPNGLPCGLNAGAPNLPHCGAWAKPWSPSLLSDDFHLYSLVWTPDQVTIFLDGREVRTVPKSAVFTVGSVKNQNGQITEQFYNDVRLTLQMFESNDNGDDPNEYQMDIDYVRVLKPKAKDGYGQRIYSVPTSSYKTDHEFINHDITVNALPKVSSEAASIVPNPNNANQVFYRGLDNQMYVATNSGAGAWSVQALPSVFGVGVAGDVTYHAGLNYVLYKGTDYNVHAYYYANGWRHRQITTEAGNLRVATGQGSIATRTSTNQIFYVGMDQQLHYWSAGTGVSTIPNSEGAFAYVHSNLLVDQTVGHIFYRGADSRIQYYWINNGSYQHGFVDSYWSTTAYNVSGEPRSMALTSTGIYYIGQADNELHHFAYSAASNGWVHSYLPTNVGPTGYPNASKAHGGINVNPDETRITYLGYDGRIQGMYKNSGVWYHSWLDGYWNTGEFLSFDNTMAGHSSVVSTGNLTAYYCGRDNHLRYFVYEPCQRFTDVTTCSLGGDNITLNRGGNSPAPLPTKQGVTVQSLTVAPNPTTGRIEVSVPTALHGAALPYTLTNLLGATVQQGTLSAEHATVDLTACKPGVYLLQTQSGKQIYRTKIVKY; this is encoded by the coding sequence ATGCCCTTGGCCGTCGTGCTGGGCGGAGTCAGTACAACGGGAGCGGTGGCGCAGTGCCGGCTGAATTTTGATAATTCCCAGTGGGAGGAAATTATCCGGGACGATTTTGACAACCCCGTTCTCACCAACAAGCTGTGGCAAAACAAGTCCGACGACCCGGACATATACGGCGGCTGGGGCAGTGAGTGGTATGATACTTCCGACCCTTCGCTGGTAACTATGCAAAACGGAATAGTAAGCCTGAAGGCCAAGCGGTGGCGGGATTCGAACGGCACGCCCATAAATTTGGTGCACGGCGCCCGCACCGTGCGTTACCGCTCGGGAATGCTTTTCAGCCGGAAGTATGATCCGCAAACCAATCCTGACGGGCCTTTTATGGTCACCGATTCGTTTGGCGCCTGGGAAGCCCGCATCAAGATTCCCGCCAACGGCAGAGCTTGGCCGGCCTTCTGGCTGTGGTCGTGCCCGACCGAAATCGACGTGCTGGATGGCGTTGGTTCCGCCGGAATGCTTTCCAACGTTATTGACAACCGGCAGTCTTCCGCCAAGCCCAATGGGCTGCCGTGCGGCCTGAATGCCGGAGCGCCTAATCTGCCGCACTGCGGGGCCTGGGCCAAGCCCTGGAGTCCGAGCTTGCTAAGCGACGATTTTCACCTGTACTCCCTGGTCTGGACGCCGGATCAGGTCACCATCTTTCTGGATGGCCGGGAAGTACGGACGGTGCCTAAGTCGGCCGTGTTTACGGTTGGAAGCGTCAAGAACCAGAACGGGCAGATTACGGAGCAGTTCTACAACGACGTCCGGCTGACGCTGCAGATGTTCGAGAGCAACGACAATGGGGATGATCCGAATGAGTATCAGATGGACATCGACTACGTTCGGGTGCTCAAGCCCAAGGCCAAGGATGGGTATGGACAGCGGATCTACTCGGTGCCGACTTCCTCCTACAAAACGGACCATGAGTTCATCAACCACGATATTACGGTAAATGCGCTGCCCAAAGTGAGCTCAGAGGCGGCCTCTATTGTTCCCAATCCGAATAATGCCAACCAGGTTTTCTACCGGGGCCTCGACAACCAGATGTACGTGGCCACAAACAGCGGTGCTGGTGCCTGGAGCGTGCAAGCGCTGCCCAGCGTGTTTGGCGTGGGCGTGGCCGGCGATGTTACCTATCATGCCGGCCTCAACTACGTGCTCTACAAGGGTACCGACTACAACGTGCACGCCTACTATTACGCCAACGGCTGGCGGCACCGGCAGATTACGACCGAGGCCGGCAACTTGCGGGTAGCTACCGGGCAGGGCTCCATTGCGACCCGGACGAGCACCAACCAGATTTTCTACGTCGGCATGGATCAGCAGCTGCACTACTGGTCGGCTGGTACGGGCGTGAGTACCATTCCCAACTCGGAGGGTGCATTCGCCTACGTGCACAGCAATCTGCTCGTTGATCAGACCGTTGGTCACATCTTCTACCGCGGCGCCGATAGTCGGATTCAGTACTACTGGATCAACAACGGCAGCTATCAGCACGGTTTCGTGGATTCGTACTGGTCAACGACAGCCTACAATGTATCCGGGGAGCCCAGATCGATGGCGCTGACCAGCACTGGTATTTACTACATCGGGCAGGCCGATAATGAGCTGCACCACTTTGCCTATAGCGCGGCCTCCAATGGCTGGGTACACTCCTATCTGCCGACCAACGTGGGGCCCACGGGCTATCCAAACGCCAGCAAAGCCCACGGCGGAATCAACGTTAATCCGGACGAAACCCGCATCACGTACTTAGGCTACGATGGGCGCATTCAGGGCATGTATAAAAACAGCGGCGTCTGGTACCATAGCTGGCTGGACGGCTACTGGAATACCGGGGAGTTCTTGTCATTTGATAATACCATGGCCGGGCATTCCTCGGTCGTAAGCACGGGGAACCTAACGGCTTACTACTGCGGGCGCGACAATCACCTGCGCTACTTTGTGTATGAGCCCTGTCAGCGTTTTACGGATGTTACTACCTGCTCGCTAGGCGGGGATAATATCACCCTGAACCGGGGAGGCAATTCGCCGGCCCCGCTGCCGACCAAGCAGGGCGTAACGGTGCAGTCCTTGACTGTAGCTCCTAACCCGACCACGGGCCGTATCGAGGTAAGTGTGCCCACGGCGCTGCACGGCGCGGCCCTGCCTTACACGCTGACGAACTTGCTGGGCGCTACGGTACAGCAAGGCACGCTCTCCGCAGAGCACGCAACCGTTGACCTGACCGCCTGTAAGCCCGGTGTGTACTTGCTCCAGACCCAGAGCGGCAAGCAGATTTACCGCACCAAAATCGTGAAGTATTAG
- a CDS encoding PAS domain-containing protein — MPNERPAATPSGFSYPPAWSEQVLHTMPWAVLGLDEAGQLQLLNPEAAQLLAGTVPGLQGRLLEDVLPAGFPAALLRALREARQAPHSVKGTFFLPYCQRWIEMSSAPSPPGQVLVFWQDATRAVGQRRQYQAVADHLPDLILRWDQHQRLRYANAALEALQGQPVRRLLGKTWAEMGASALFGEAHAEHLQQVLRTGQPQDFYHQRPTPQGERHYHSRLAPEWKGGVVYRVLEIARDVTSVVAAQARQAASETLLREAELSAGTGSYEADVASPALRASDGLFRLFGEEPQAFAFTREFIDSRTVPEDVAEVEQVLARARAECGPYQYRRRIYRADGQLRTLEAHGRVVCDQAGRPQKLLGLVQDVTERESAEIQLRRANRTIRRMLDGSPAAICLLEARREQPGGPITDFIFRGANEAAEVLNQKTEADMLDHGLLELFPAVRHAFFDDYVGVMETGLTWRGVRHYSGEHYQDRWFDVSAVKNGDGFIMTFLDITAQKQTEARLEKANDWLRALLEGGQTLISYYRAVRDEAGALLDFTVSTINSAQMRTSRQFDQPGGLLSEVLPGIRQHPAWEHMRQVTETGQPQRHEVRYDFANLTGWFDVAYTRLDDGFFTQAFEITSRKEVEQELVKNLTLLLQLESVAQLGSWEYELTTGAFRWSAGMYKLFDLLPGTRVEPGIYQAVADDNDGAVAERLVGQIRQGVAGLEETLRIRVGGEEKILRIKAKTMLDAQGQPERVLGVDLDISTVRRLEAENLRMRLEQQQGLFDAVLEAQEAERRRMAESLHNGVGQVLYATKLRLDLLSGLDLPLSARAAWRDAEQLLVEAIKQTRALSHELVPTVLKEFGLTVALQDISRQLSGPQLRLHCQIVLDEDVAPLPTSLQLALYRMAQELGQNIVKHARGATEASLELETMPGFVVLRAEDNGAGFVAGPVASPGLGLRSIHDRVQLLGGTVDVGSSAKFGTYVRIRIPLPAPVVAL; from the coding sequence ATGCCGAATGAACGCCCCGCTGCCACCCCGTCCGGCTTTTCGTACCCGCCTGCCTGGTCCGAACAGGTCCTGCACACCATGCCCTGGGCCGTGCTGGGCCTCGATGAGGCCGGCCAGCTCCAACTCCTAAACCCGGAGGCGGCCCAGCTGCTGGCCGGCACCGTGCCCGGGCTGCAGGGCCGGCTGCTGGAAGACGTCTTGCCAGCCGGCTTTCCGGCCGCCCTGCTGCGGGCCCTGCGCGAGGCCCGGCAGGCGCCCCATTCCGTGAAGGGTACCTTTTTCTTGCCCTACTGCCAGCGCTGGATTGAGATGAGCAGCGCCCCCAGCCCCCCTGGGCAGGTGCTGGTGTTCTGGCAGGACGCGACGCGGGCCGTGGGGCAGCGCCGCCAGTACCAGGCCGTGGCCGACCACCTGCCCGACCTGATTCTGCGCTGGGACCAGCACCAGCGGCTGCGCTACGCCAATGCCGCCCTGGAGGCCCTCCAGGGCCAGCCCGTGCGCCGGCTGCTGGGCAAAACCTGGGCGGAAATGGGCGCGTCGGCCCTCTTCGGCGAGGCCCACGCCGAGCACCTGCAGCAGGTGCTGCGCACGGGCCAACCCCAGGACTTCTACCACCAGCGGCCCACGCCCCAGGGCGAGCGGCACTACCACTCCCGCCTGGCACCCGAGTGGAAGGGCGGGGTGGTGTACCGGGTGCTGGAAATAGCCCGCGACGTTACCTCGGTCGTGGCGGCCCAGGCCCGGCAGGCGGCCAGCGAAACCCTGCTGCGGGAAGCCGAGCTCTCGGCCGGGACCGGCAGCTACGAAGCCGACGTGGCCAGCCCTGCCCTGCGGGCCTCCGACGGGCTGTTCCGGCTGTTTGGCGAGGAGCCCCAGGCCTTTGCCTTTACCCGGGAATTCATCGACTCGCGCACCGTGCCCGAGGATGTGGCCGAGGTGGAGCAGGTGCTGGCCCGGGCCCGGGCCGAGTGCGGGCCCTACCAGTACCGCCGCCGCATCTACCGCGCCGACGGGCAGCTGCGCACCCTGGAAGCCCATGGGCGGGTAGTGTGCGACCAAGCCGGAAGGCCGCAGAAGCTGCTGGGCCTGGTGCAGGACGTAACCGAGCGGGAGTCGGCCGAAATCCAGCTGCGGCGGGCCAACCGCACCATCCGGCGGATGCTGGACGGCTCCCCGGCCGCCATCTGCCTGCTGGAGGCCCGGCGCGAGCAGCCCGGCGGCCCCATCACCGACTTTATCTTTCGCGGGGCCAACGAGGCGGCGGAGGTGCTCAACCAGAAAACCGAGGCCGACATGCTGGACCACGGGCTGCTGGAGTTGTTTCCGGCCGTGCGCCACGCCTTCTTCGACGACTACGTGGGGGTGATGGAAACCGGGCTCACCTGGCGGGGCGTGCGCCACTACTCCGGGGAGCATTACCAGGACCGGTGGTTCGACGTGTCGGCGGTGAAAAACGGGGACGGGTTCATCATGACCTTTCTCGACATTACGGCCCAGAAGCAAACCGAAGCGCGCCTGGAAAAGGCCAACGACTGGCTGCGGGCCCTGCTGGAAGGCGGCCAGACCCTGATAAGCTACTACCGCGCCGTGCGCGACGAGGCCGGGGCCCTGCTCGACTTCACCGTGAGCACCATCAACTCAGCCCAGATGCGGACCAGCCGGCAGTTCGACCAGCCCGGGGGGCTGCTAAGCGAGGTGCTGCCCGGCATCCGGCAGCACCCGGCCTGGGAACACATGCGGCAGGTCACCGAAACCGGGCAGCCCCAGCGCCACGAGGTGCGCTACGACTTTGCTAACCTGACGGGCTGGTTCGACGTGGCCTACACCCGCCTCGACGACGGATTCTTCACCCAGGCCTTCGAAATCACCAGCCGCAAGGAAGTAGAGCAGGAGCTGGTCAAAAACCTGACCTTGCTGCTGCAGCTCGAGTCGGTGGCCCAACTCGGGAGCTGGGAATACGAGCTGACCACGGGCGCCTTCCGATGGTCGGCGGGGATGTACAAGCTCTTTGACCTGCTGCCGGGTACCCGGGTAGAGCCCGGCATTTACCAGGCAGTGGCCGACGACAACGACGGGGCGGTGGCCGAGCGGCTGGTGGGCCAGATTCGGCAGGGCGTGGCCGGCCTGGAAGAAACCTTGCGCATCCGGGTGGGCGGGGAGGAGAAAATACTGCGCATCAAGGCCAAGACCATGCTCGACGCCCAGGGCCAGCCCGAGCGGGTGCTGGGCGTCGACCTGGACATCAGCACGGTACGCCGCCTGGAAGCCGAAAACCTACGCATGCGGCTGGAGCAGCAGCAGGGCCTGTTCGATGCCGTGCTGGAGGCCCAGGAAGCCGAGCGGCGCCGCATGGCCGAAAGTCTGCACAACGGCGTAGGCCAGGTGCTCTACGCCACCAAGCTGCGCCTCGACCTGCTGAGTGGCCTCGACCTGCCGCTGTCGGCTCGGGCGGCCTGGCGCGACGCCGAGCAGCTGCTGGTAGAGGCCATCAAGCAAACCCGGGCGTTGTCGCACGAGCTGGTGCCCACGGTGCTGAAGGAGTTTGGGCTGACGGTGGCCCTGCAGGACATCAGCCGGCAGCTGAGCGGCCCTCAGCTGCGCCTGCACTGCCAGATTGTGCTGGATGAAGACGTGGCGCCCTTGCCTACGTCGTTGCAGCTGGCCCTCTACCGCATGGCCCAGGAGTTGGGCCAAAACATTGTAAAGCACGCCCGCGGGGCCACCGAAGCCAGCCTGGAGCTGGAAACCATGCCGGGCTTCGTGGTGCTGCGGGCCGAGGACAACGGGGCCGGCTTCGTGGCGGGCCCAGTGGCCTCCCCCGGCCTGGGGCTGCGCAGCATTCACGACCGGGTGCAACTGCTGGGCGGCACCGTGGACGTAGGCTCATCGGCTAAGTTTGGCACTTACGTCCGGATCCGGATTCCGCTGCCCGCGCCGGTGGTGGCGTTATAG
- a CDS encoding PAS domain-containing sensor histidine kinase: protein MSVSSTPPLALPSWLPPDEMLRLVVDMSVTGLIFYTPIYDPADGTTIVDFRFELLNAAAQRMMRMPEHPTLTHNEQWPHSREHGTFDFHVEAYLTGEPREYKINYQADGYDNFYHLVARRAGQGLLVSFTDTADQPRSPVELALRESQAREKAARAEAEAQRQQLHSLLMQAPASIASMEGPELVFTLVNPLYQRLVGDRQLLGKPLRQAWPELEGQGFLELLEGVYRTGETYYGNEQVAYIDRQNTGRPEAIYFNFIYQAARNGTGTITGVFIFAYDVTEQVLSRHRVEQQEQQTNVLNEELASTNEELHASNEEVLANNLALSVAQQELKIINADLEARVAARTWELRQAQLEEQRQRTRLERFFMQAPAGICVLDGPELVFELVNPAYQALLPTRPLLGRPFREAVPELADHPVMDVFRRIYATGTPHEEYATLVPLVRDSDGVIEDRYFDYVQQPRFDEHGRIDGVLVFAFEVTEQVLARQATEASTRRLRLLTDALPVLISYVDRERRYQFANHAYKAWFNQEPAALLGRSVESIVGSESFANLVPYMERALAGEQVDFNARMPYRPDFIKHIHTSYVPDVQNGQVLGFYTLITDITDQVQARERVQDLNEELAAINEELQASNEELLNTNQQLLRSNVDLDNFIYTASHDLKAPISNIEGLLYALNEELPPEVSGTGNVSPILSRMLDSVNRFKRTISHLTEVSKLQKEHAPATTPVDLASVIDDVRLDLEPLLHEIHAELVVDVAHCPPILFPEKNLRSVVYNLLSNALKYRAPDRQPRVELRCRTQEQYMVMEVRDNGLGIEEAQLPRLFSMFQRFHDHVEGSGIGLYMVKKMVENAGGRIEVTSQPGQGTSFFIYFRLYASPAS, encoded by the coding sequence ATGTCCGTTTCCTCTACCCCTCCCCTGGCTTTACCTTCCTGGCTGCCTCCCGACGAGATGCTGCGCCTCGTGGTGGATATGTCCGTGACCGGGCTGATTTTCTATACGCCTATCTACGACCCGGCCGACGGTACCACCATCGTTGACTTCCGCTTCGAGCTGCTTAATGCCGCCGCCCAGCGCATGATGCGCATGCCCGAGCACCCCACGCTCACCCACAACGAACAGTGGCCCCACAGCCGGGAGCATGGCACCTTCGACTTCCACGTGGAGGCCTACCTCACCGGGGAGCCCCGCGAGTATAAAATCAACTACCAGGCCGACGGCTACGACAACTTCTACCACTTGGTGGCCCGCCGCGCCGGCCAGGGCCTGCTGGTGAGCTTTACCGACACGGCCGACCAGCCCCGCTCCCCGGTGGAGCTGGCCCTGCGCGAAAGCCAGGCCCGGGAAAAGGCCGCCCGCGCCGAGGCCGAAGCCCAGCGCCAGCAGCTGCACAGCCTGCTGATGCAGGCCCCCGCCAGCATTGCCAGCATGGAAGGCCCCGAGCTGGTCTTTACCCTGGTCAACCCGCTCTATCAGCGCCTCGTCGGCGACCGGCAGCTGCTGGGCAAGCCCCTGCGCCAGGCCTGGCCCGAGCTGGAAGGCCAGGGCTTTCTGGAGCTGCTGGAGGGCGTGTACCGCACCGGCGAAACCTATTACGGCAACGAGCAGGTGGCCTACATCGACCGCCAGAACACCGGCCGGCCCGAGGCCATCTACTTTAACTTTATCTACCAGGCCGCCCGCAACGGGACCGGGACCATTACTGGCGTCTTCATCTTCGCCTACGACGTAACCGAGCAGGTGCTCAGCCGCCACCGGGTCGAGCAGCAGGAGCAGCAAACCAACGTGCTCAACGAGGAGCTGGCCTCCACCAACGAGGAGCTGCACGCCTCCAACGAGGAAGTGCTGGCCAACAACCTGGCCTTGTCCGTGGCCCAGCAAGAGCTCAAGATCATCAATGCCGACCTGGAAGCCCGGGTGGCGGCCCGCACCTGGGAGCTGCGCCAGGCCCAGCTGGAAGAGCAGCGCCAGCGCACCCGCCTGGAGCGGTTCTTTATGCAGGCCCCGGCCGGTATCTGCGTCCTCGACGGGCCCGAGCTGGTCTTTGAGCTGGTGAATCCTGCCTACCAGGCCCTGCTGCCAACTCGCCCCCTGCTGGGCCGCCCCTTCCGCGAGGCGGTGCCGGAGCTGGCCGACCACCCGGTGATGGACGTGTTTCGGCGGATATACGCTACCGGCACCCCCCACGAGGAGTATGCGACCCTGGTGCCCCTGGTCCGCGACTCCGACGGGGTCATCGAGGACCGCTACTTCGACTACGTCCAGCAGCCCCGCTTCGACGAGCACGGCCGCATCGACGGGGTCCTGGTCTTTGCCTTCGAAGTCACCGAACAGGTGCTCGCGCGCCAGGCCACCGAGGCCAGCACCCGCCGCCTGCGCCTGCTCACCGACGCGCTACCCGTACTTATCAGCTACGTGGACCGGGAGCGGCGCTACCAGTTTGCCAACCACGCCTACAAAGCCTGGTTTAACCAGGAGCCGGCGGCCCTGCTGGGCCGCTCCGTGGAAAGCATCGTGGGTTCTGAGTCCTTTGCCAACCTGGTGCCCTATATGGAGCGGGCCCTGGCCGGGGAGCAGGTCGACTTCAACGCCCGCATGCCCTACCGCCCGGACTTCATCAAGCACATTCACACCAGCTACGTGCCCGACGTGCAGAACGGGCAGGTACTGGGCTTCTACACCCTCATCACCGACATTACCGACCAGGTGCAGGCCCGGGAGCGGGTACAGGACCTCAACGAGGAGCTGGCCGCCATCAACGAAGAGCTACAGGCCTCCAACGAGGAGCTGCTCAACACCAACCAGCAGCTGCTGCGCAGCAACGTGGACCTGGACAACTTCATCTACACCGCCTCCCACGACCTGAAGGCACCCATCTCCAACATCGAGGGCCTGCTCTACGCCCTCAACGAGGAGCTGCCGCCCGAAGTCAGCGGCACCGGCAACGTGAGTCCCATCCTGAGCCGGATGCTGGACTCGGTGAACCGCTTCAAGCGCACCATCAGCCACCTCACGGAGGTATCCAAGCTCCAGAAAGAGCACGCCCCGGCCACCACCCCCGTCGACCTGGCCTCGGTCATCGACGACGTGCGCCTGGACCTGGAGCCCCTGCTGCACGAGATCCACGCCGAGCTCGTGGTGGACGTGGCCCACTGCCCCCCGATTCTGTTCCCGGAGAAGAACCTGCGCTCGGTGGTGTATAACCTGCTCAGCAACGCCCTAAAGTACCGCGCCCCCGACCGGCAACCTCGCGTGGAGCTCCGCTGTCGCACCCAAGAGCAGTACATGGTGATGGAAGTGCGCGACAACGGCCTTGGCATCGAGGAAGCCCAACTGCCGCGCCTGTTCTCCATGTTCCAGCGTTTCCACGACCACGTCGAAGGCTCGGGCATCGGGCTCTACATGGTTAAGAAGATGGTCGAAAACGCCGGGGGCCGCATTGAAGTCACCAGCCAGCCCGGCCAGGGCACCAGCTTCTTCATTTACTTCAGGCTCTACGCCTCCCCTGCTAGCTAA
- a CDS encoding response regulator, translated as MPKLPCVLLVDDDDTTNYLNKLLFTRLDVAETLLVALNGQDALDHLQTCGTPGNPAFPSLILLDMKMPVMDGFEFLEAYVQLPQAQRESVIIMLTTSLNPLDVVRMQDLPIAGFLTKPLTKDKIYDVLHTYFGHPLPA; from the coding sequence ATGCCCAAGCTGCCCTGCGTCCTGCTCGTGGACGACGACGATACGACCAACTACCTCAATAAGCTGCTCTTTACCCGCCTCGACGTAGCCGAAACCCTGCTCGTAGCCCTCAACGGCCAAGACGCCCTCGACCATCTGCAGACCTGCGGCACGCCCGGCAATCCGGCTTTCCCCAGCCTGATTCTGCTGGATATGAAGATGCCCGTCATGGACGGCTTCGAGTTCCTGGAAGCCTACGTGCAGCTGCCCCAGGCCCAGCGCGAGTCGGTTATTATCATGCTCACTACCTCGCTCAACCCCCTGGACGTGGTGCGCATGCAGGACTTGCCCATTGCCGGCTTCCTGACCAAGCCCCTGACCAAGGATAAGATCTACGACGTGCTGCACACCTACTTCGGCCACCCACTGCCGGCGTAG